The window tcacccgtagcgatgcttaagtccgtccgaatcatgttagcaattgccgcattttatgattatgaaatttggcaaatggatgtcagaaatgcattccttaatgaatatcttaaagaagagttgtatatgatgcaaccaaaaggttttgtcgatccaaaaggtgctaacaaagtgtgcaaactccagcgatccatttatggactggtgcaagcatctcagagttggaatgtatgctttgataaagtgatcaaagcatatggttttatacagacttgcggtgaagcctgtatttacaagaaagtgagtgggagcactacaacctttctgataagtatatgtgaatgacatattgttgatcggaaatgatgttgaattttttggaaagcataaaggagtgtttgacaggagtttttcaaagaaagacctcagtgaagctgcttacatattgagcatcaagatatataaaGATAGATCTAGACACTTGAtacatttttcaatgagtacatacattgacaagattttgaagtagttcaaaatggaacggtcaatgaaggagttcttgcctgtgttgcaaggtgtgaagttgagtaaagactcaaaacccgaccacggcagaaaatagaaagagaatgaaaagtcattccctatgcctcagtcataggttctataaagtatgctatgatgtgtaccagacctattgtgcacctcaccaagagtttggcaagagggtacaatagtgatccaggattggatcactggacatcggtcaaaattatccttagtggaataaggatatatttctcagttatggaggtgacaaaaagttcgtcgtaaagagttacgtcgatgcaagcttttgacaccgatctagattactctaagtctcaatctggatacatattgaaagtgggagcgattagctagagtagctccatgcagagcattgtagacatagaaaatttgcaaaacacatacggctctgaatatggcagacccattgactaagcttttctcacaagcaaaacatgatcactctttgggtgttaatcacatagcgatgtgaactagattattgactctattaaaccctttgggtattagtcacatggagatgtgaactaatcacataaagacgtgaactattggtgtgaaatcacatgacgatgtgaactagattattgactctagtgcatgtgtgaatacatagacaaacagagtgtcactagtatgcctctacttgactagctcgttaatcaaagatggttaagtttcctagccatagacatgtgttgtcatttgatgaacgggatcacatcattagagaatgatgtgatggacaagacccatctattagcttagcactatgatcgtttagtttattgctattgctttcttcatgacttatacatgttcctatgactatgagattatgcaactcccgaataccggaggaacacttagtgtgctatcaaacgtcacaacgtaactggggtgaatataaagatgctctacaggtgtctccgatggtgtttgttaagttggcatagatcaagattaggatttgtcactccgattgtcagagaggtatctttgggccctctcgataatgcacatcactataagccttgcaagaaatgtgactaatgagttagttgcaatatgatgcattacggaatgagtaaagagacttgccagtaacgagattgaactaggtattgagataccaaagatcaaatctcgggcaagtaacataccgattacaaagagaacaacgtatgttgttatgcggtttgaccgataaagatcttcgtagaatatgtaggaaccaatatgagcatccaggttccgctattggttattgaccggagataagtcttggtcatgtctacatagttctcgaatccgtagggtccgcacgcttaatgttcggtgacgatcggtattatgaatttatgtgttttgatgtaccgaaggtagttcggagtcccggatatgatcacggacatgacgaggagtctcgagatggtcgagacataaagatcgatatatagaaaggctatgtttggacatcgaaatggtttcgggtgagttcgggcatttatcggagtaccggggggttaccggaaccccccggggagtgtgtgGGCCTTATTGgggcttagtgggagagaggaggaggcggccaaggtggagggcgcgcaccccaagcccaatctgaattgggtggggtgccggccccccttccttccctctctctcccccttcctttctctcctactccaactagggaagggggaatcctactcccgggcgCGCCATGAGAGGGGCAGCCCTTccgctcctccactcctttatatacgggggagggggcaccccatagacacacaagttgattgattagtcgtgtgcggtgcccctgtccacagaatttcacctcggtcatatcgttgtagtgcttaggcgaagccctgcgtcggtaacttcatcattaccatcatcagaccgtcgtgctgacgaaactctccctcgccctcagctggatttagagttcgtgggacgtcaccgagctgaacgtgtccagatcgcggaggtgtcgtaccttcggtgctaggatcggtcggatcgtgaagacatacgaatacatcaaccacgttatcataacgcttccgcttacgatttacgaggatacgtggacaatactctcccctctcattgctatgcatcacctagatggatcttgcgggtacgtatgattttttttaaattactgcgttcctcaacaaagtgttgcatgttaccacacatatgttactccccactatagaggtagtaaaagCAACTCCAATGGGAGGAcccattttgtccgtttgggtcatcCGTACAGAAAACTTGGCCCaacggggcgacccaaacggacgcccGTGTCCGCCTGCTGTTCATCCTCGACCCAAACTTGACCCAAATCTGGGAGCAAATGGGTACGAAGCGGACGGAAGCGGACGCTCTCGTCTACCGCTGTCTCCCGCTCGTGTCCGCCCCTGGTCTGATATGTCAGCGACTGCACCTTTTGCCTCCACAACACCAttgtgatttctacctccacaacgcCCGCAACAAGGCCACCAGTGGTGGTCGCCACCGCGCGCTCGGCCGCTCCTCCGGGCCGCAGCGAGGCCACCGGCGCAGGTCGCCGACGTGCGCTCGGCCGCTCCTCCACGCCGCAGCGAGGCCACCGGCGCAGGTCGCGACGCGCATTCGGCCGCTCCTCCGCGTCGCCGCGAGGCCACCGGCACCGGGCTCCTCTGCGTGCTCGGCCGCTCCTCCACCCCCCAGCGAGGCCACCGGCGTAGGGCTCCTCCGCGCGCTCCTGCTGGGGCTCGAGGCCCGGACGGCGGCGCGAGCAGAGGGTGGCTGCAGCAGAGGCGCGAGCAGAGAAAAATCTCGCGGGGGAGGGGATCcgcgaggaggaggggaggagcgaCGCGAGGGAGAGATAAGGGGCGACATGAGGGAGATAGGACGGGCGCCGCGACGAGGAGGGGACGGGCAgcacgagggagagaggagggggcggGCGGCGCAAGGAGCTTGAATCTGTTTTTGTGCCGCGCATTGGGTACAACGCTTGTCCGCCTCATGTCCGCTAGGCGGACAGGTAACCCAAACCAACACGAAACGGACAAAATCCGTGTTCATTTGGGTCCTTGCATTGAAGTTGCTCTAACATAAACTAATAACATATGCCATGTTACTAATCTGTGTGACTagtcattgtggctagtctaactgGGTGTGAGTACTGGTTGCTGGATAGTGGACGCGGTGAGCAGGAAAAGGCGTGCGCGGTGCCACATCACCGTCAGCAAATCCGTGTATGCCGACACTTTTCTTAACTTTTGTTACTCACATGGGAGCTACCCCAAGCTGCAGCTCTGCCAAGTGCCAAGAAAGTGGTGGGGCGCTGCACCGTTGTCCATCAGAACGTGGCCCCCTGACCCTGTCCTGTTCATGGCTGAGTGCTAGGTCTCCAATGGATCCGGGACACGTCCATGAGTAGACCACAATCGTATGTATACGGATATTTAATGGATCCGGTATCCATAACCCGTGGAACGGAACTGGTAGTTCCACCGTCCATTCTAACAGTCGTCTCAGCCTATAAAACCCGGGCCACCCGGAAGCCTACACAAACCAAGCAGATAAGCAGCTGTCCTActgtcacatacacacacacacacaagtgctAGCTAGCTAATCGATCAGCCAGCCATGTCGGAGGAGAAGCACCACCACCTGTTCCACCACAAGAAGGAGGGCGAGGACTTCCAGCCCGCCGCTGACGGCGGCGTCGACACGTACGGGTACTCGACCGAGACGGTGGTGACCGCCACCGGCAACGACGGCGAGTACGAGCGGATCACCAAGGAGGAGAAGCACCACAAGCACAAGGAGCACCTCGGCGAGATGGGCGCAGCCGCGGCCGGAGCCTTCGCCCTCGTACGCCCTCTCTCATCGTAACTAGGAGTAGTAATTACCATACGAATATATAGCTCTTGTCGGGCTTGGCTAATGGATTGCGTGTCTACGTGCAGTACGAGAAGCACGAGGCGAAGAAGGACCCGGAGCACGCGCACAAGCACAAGATCGAGGAGGAGGTGGCTGCCGCCGCAGCCGTCGGCGCCGGCGGCTTCGTCTTCCACGAGCACCacgagaagaagcaggaccacaagGAGGCCAAGGAGGCCAGCGGCGAGAAGAAGCACCACCACTTCGGCTAGGTCGCCGTCGACGTGCGGTGGCCGGCCTCGCCGCCGGCCGTGCGTGTGCCTACGTTACGTGTGTTCCATAAGTGAGAGAGGCTGGGACGTGGGCCTGGTCTCGTGCTCGCCTGTGCGTGATTTTCTCTGCGTGCTAGCTTCCGCGTGCTTAATAAGTGGGGTTGCTGTTTCTTGCAGTGGCTCTCACACCTCATGCGTCGGTGTGTGTGTCGTGTGTCGGTGTGTGTTTCAATTCTACCGGCGCCCTGTATTTGTAATTCCACTTTATTATGCAAGTCCTCACGAAACTTTTGTGGCCCATCTTCTCAAAATTTGCTCTAATAATGTCATCGGATCAAACTGCATATATGCGTGTTCGAATTCGAATACTGGTTTATTTATTTTTGCGGCAAGTTTTGTTTTGTTTTCGCGGGGAGTATAATAATTGAGTTCATGCATACAAGGAATTTTGTTCCACAGTAATCTGCTCCCAGATCAAAAATTGATCAATTACACGAGGCGTGCACAAATTTAGAGCCGGTGTTAATTCATCTATCCCTCCCCGCAAGAAAAAACAAATCTATGTATTCCCCCGTGTCATCTGGAGTCAGCATCAGCGTGATGAGATAAAAATAACATGGTGATATAGCCTAATGGAGATTCATACTTTCTATATAGTCAGACTCTTCTGTCACTCATGACGATCACCTATTAATCCTGGCGTTACATCTTTGTACCAAGTGCACCACAAAGATTGATTGCATAGCACTTTTGCATAAAACAAAGCAAATTTTGTGCTAATCCATTGGTTTGACAAGCTTGACAGGGGATCCACTCTTCCCTAAAGTGGAAAtgattttttttaacacagtacagacacaagcgctcatacataTGCACATACACTCACCCTATGAACGCTTACACGCACATCCTATCCCTATCGAgacactgagccggcatatcatcttgacatTTATGAAGTCATCGTAGCGCCTCGTCGTCGACTggaacgtcttctcccactgaaaCAGCATTGCCGAAATCcttaaataaattcaggaataatgcgagcaccagaacttgaaccctggtgggcttggATACCActatccctctaaccatccaagtcCAACCACTGGTTGGTTCGGGTGGAAATGATTTTGTTGCCAAAGACTGATTAGATAGCACTTTTGTGCATAGATATATTTGGACAAAAAATACATTATGACTTTGAAAACACATGCATAATTCTTAAAAACACGTGAATGATTCAAAATTACGTGTACACTTTCTCAAATTGCACGAGCATTCTTTCTACACGACAAGACAATTTTTCTTTAAAATGCATTATTATTTGTTATCAAAAACAACTAATGTTTTTAAAATTTAGATTACCACTTTTAAAAGATGAACACTTTTTAATTTTATGAGTATATTTTCAAAATACAAGAACTATGTTGtaaaaatacatgaactttttgCAAATTCCCTTGAATATCCTTTAAATACACCAGCAATATTTAAAAAAATGCATGAACAGTTTCTCAAAATAGGTAAACACAGTTTAAATCAAATGAATATCTTTTAAATTTTGTTCTAAATTTGGTGGATATATTTTGAGGGTACATGAACGTATTTATAAAAGCACCATTTCTACAATACtcaaaattttatttatttttattagcaAAGAAATTCCATAAAAAATTACCTTCTAGTGACCACACAGTTGCGATTTAAGCATAATTGGTTTAATGCCAACTTTTGATACTGAAATATCTCAAAGGCATGGGCGGACATGGTGTATTGCCCACTACAAGTGGCCTATTGCATGGGGCTCCTATTTCTTGCGTAGGGCGGTAGTTCAAAAAACATTCATTAAACTAAAAAAATCACGTATAACAAAAAAGTTCAGGGATTTTAAATAAATATGAAAATTCTTGGATTTAAAAATGTTGGCCAAATTTGAGaaatattcatgatttcaaaaaacatCTTCTGATTTCAAAAGGTATTTTCAAATTCGCAAAAAATGTTctggtatttaaaaaatgttcaagttCTTTAAAAATGGACACAATTTTACAAAAACGAAAGGTAAACTGAAAATAAAAGTATAAAatggaaaaataaaaaggaaaaaagaatagACAACCAGTAGAACCTTCTCAGAACCCGAAAGACATAGCTAGTTGGGCCGGCTGAACTGATGTGCGTGAGAGCTTTTCTTTAGGGATAAGACTGAACTTTATTTATCAAAGATCACAGTCTGTGGGGTACAATTCACATGGAGCTATATCTCACtaatttttttgagggaaaaagccTTTTATTTAATTGAACTCCACAGATAGTGGGATTCAAGTTTGGTCATGTGCCTGGCCAAGCCACACATGACGCCCCTGAGCTAGTGATAACAAAAACCTAGCTAACTTATGAGCTTCAAAATTAACCTGACGACTTTCAAAAGAAAAATTACAAAGAAACTGTGATGATCTAGTCCTGATCTCACTAATGACCGATCCATAGGAGCCTTTATATCCTTTGGTAATATCCTCTATTACCTGTTTGCAATCCGACACAACCACAAAGCGTTGGATATTGAGGTCTTCCGCTAGGGCAATGGCCTCCCGGCATGCAATCGCCTCGAGTGTGGCTAGTTCACATTCACCTAGAATCACCAGGGCTGAACTTCCCATAAAATCACCATTGATATCCCTGCATATGGCTACAGCTGACCCGCCTCTATATGTCCTCAATGCTGCATCCACATGGATCTTGGCAAAAGTCGCTGGGGGCGCCTTTGGTCTCTGAACACCAGAGTTTCTGCTTGCCCTTGTGTGACGAACAGATTTGGGGGCTCTGGCTGCATCCAAGTCAGCAATGAAACGCTTAATGAACGCATGTATTGCATGTGGCGTCTAAAATATAGCCTCATGGATGGCCTTCCTTCTAGATGTCCATATCGCCAAAGAGTTACAGATAGAAGGATGAATTTGTCGTGGGGTAGCGTCTCTACAAGATTGAAAAGCCAGCTCTTTGCCCTTTCTTCTGTTGTTGCCGCCAAATTGACCCCCAGTTCCTCATCGACAAGAGCCCATGTACATCTTGAAACTGTACAGTCTAGCAGCGAGTGCTGCCATGAATCTGGGGCACCACAGAAGCCGCAGGTACACGAGGTTGACATATTTCGATGCACTCTGACATCCTCTGTGGGCAACGATTGCTTGGACATCCTCCATAGAAACATGCGTGCTTTGGATGGGACCTCCGTCTTCCACAGAGCTTTCCATGCACCCTCGTTTGCACGCATATTTGATGTTCCTGTCGATCCTTCTAACCATGCTTCTCTCCTGATCCTTGTCGTAACCAGCATGTTATAAGCAGAGCGCACCATGAATTGGCCGCTCCTCTCATGAACCCAGCTCCAGAAGTCATGTACATTCATAGTGCAGATTGGTATGCCCGAGATGACTCTTGCATCTATAGGCATAAAGGTAGCATATAACAATTGTCTGCTCCAACTTCCAAGTAGCATTCGTTGTATCAATCAAATCTGAGACCATTTGTGGGGGATTAGTAGATAAAGAGCCATACGGCCTCATCATCTCCTCTCAGGGCAGCCAGTTATCTTCCCAAATAAATATGCTTTCACCGTTGCCTATCCGCTTTATAAGCCCTTGCCGCAGAGTGTCTCGGCCCTCAATTATAGCCCTCCATACCTCACTGGGGTGACTCCCAAGTGTAGCCTGCAATATCGACGTATGCGGGTAGTATATGCTCTTCAGTACACGGGCACTAAGAGAGTTGGGGGTCCTGCAGCAAACGCCATGCTTGTCTCGCCAACATTGCCAGATTGAAGAGCTCAAAGTCTTTAAAACCCAGGCCACCAAGGCTCTTTGGATGTGTCATAGATTTCCAAGATACCCAATGAGGTTTGCGCTGTCCATTTGTGCTTCCCCATCAAAATTTCCTTATCATCATGTTAAGGTGTTCACATAGACCTCTCGGTAGCTTGAAACACGACATAGAAAAAACAAGTACTGCTTGCGCCACTGACTTTACTAACACTTCCTTCCCTGCCATAGACATGGTCCTCTCGATCCATCCCTGAATTTTACTCCACAATCTATCTTTCAAGTATTTGAAAGCTCCATTTTTTGACGCCCCAATATTGGAAGGCATTCCTAGATATTTCTCGTTCAAGGTTTCACTGGGAACATTCAGAATGCCCTTTATATCATTGCGAACAGTATCCGGCACACCCTTACTGAAGAATATGGATGATTTAGCATAGTTTATACGCTGCCCTGTCGCTTGACAATAGATATCCAACAATTGGTTTACCTCGGTAGCTCCAGCACCGTTTGCCTTGAAGAACAACAGGCTGTCATCAGCAAATAGGAGATGGTTTACTGGTGGTGTCGTAGTCGCCACCTGTACCCCTCCCAAATTGGATGACTCCCCTCTTGATTTTAACAGGCACGACAGGCCCTCTGctgctatcaagaacaagtatggagATATCAGGTCCCCTTGCCGGATCCCCCTTGATGCTTTGAACTCCTCAAGCTTCTTCCCATTAAACATTACTGAAAATTGTACTGAGGTAACTAGACTCATGACAATGTCAACCCAGTTACCACTAAAACCCAGTTTGAGCATTATCGCCCTCAGATAGTCCCATTCTACcctatcatatgccttcatcatatcaagtttcAGAGCACAGGATTGATGTTTCTTAGCCCCGTTCCTTTTCATAAAGTGTAAGCATTGTAGGCAGTTATTATATTATCAATAATTAATCTGCCTGGAACaaaagcagactgctcctcagagaTTATTTCCGGTAGTATCTGTTTAAGCCTGTTGGAGATGACCTTGGAGGCAATCTTGTAGAGCACATTACAAAGGCTGATTGGACAGAACTGTGAAAGTAGTGTGGGGTTTTTTACCTTTGGGATCAGGACAAAAATAGTGTCATTAATGCATGATGCAGATTCAGATCCATCTACAATCTTCAGCACCACTTTCGTCACATCCTCACCACATACCTCCCAGTGCCTTTGGAAGAAGTGGGCTGGAAAGCCATCAGGACCCGGTGCCTTAATCGGGAACATTTGGAACAGAGCCTCCTTAACCTCCTGTTGTGTGTAAGGCGCATTAAGTAAATCATTCATAGCAGGAGTTACCTTAGTTGGCACAGTATCCAATACTTGGTCCATGTTATTT is drawn from Triticum dicoccoides isolate Atlit2015 ecotype Zavitan chromosome 4A, WEW_v2.0, whole genome shotgun sequence and contains these coding sequences:
- the LOC119286407 gene encoding abscisic stress-ripening protein 5-like; protein product: MSEEKHHHLFHHKKEGEDFQPAADGGVDTYGYSTETVVTATGNDGEYERITKEEKHHKHKEHLGEMGAAAAGAFALYEKHEAKKDPEHAHKHKIEEEVAAAAAVGAGGFVFHEHHEKKQDHKEAKEASGEKKHHHFG